In Microplitis demolitor isolate Queensland-Clemson2020A chromosome 9, iyMicDemo2.1a, whole genome shotgun sequence, one genomic interval encodes:
- the LOC128668557 gene encoding uncharacterized protein LOC128668557: MVEHSRLKRQRGHIQATITALKNAVDAAIADPEHRNIHFIQATLNTAVKAFEKFDIIQTELEEVAEDEIDNRMSYVSSFDVETSRARTLIQRLTPTPVNADNSQRAVASVTKPKAAVTLPTIPLPTFDGTVEKWSAFYNLFATLIDQEDLPPVKKLNYLRLSLTGKAASAIESLELTDDNYSVALDILKEKYESVRRVTRRHWSLLREYPKLQKDSAAAINQLVDTFYQHTRALENLKAPVSSWDIPLVDLILSKLNSTTIWHWELTLTDEKVPSYKNLLTFLEKRASCGDTSRYNETPSNPPPRKDNHQHRPFTQALHVTNNSNHHYTKFSNNKITDPAITCPVCNEHHLLYTCEKFRSLSIEDRRKVIKDTNRCYNCFGKGHSIKSCTSKASCQICSKRHNTLLHFQRDDNLTQTSNVNYATTSNETRA; encoded by the coding sequence ATGGTTGAACACAGCCGACTTAAAAGACAACGCGGTCATATTCAAGCTACTATAACTGCCTTAAAAAATGCAGTTGATGCTGCAATAGCAGATCCAGAACACCGGAATATTCATTTCATACAAGCTACTTTGAATACTGCCGTAAAAGCCTTCGAAAAATTCGACATTATTCAAACTGAATTGGAAGAGGTAGCCGAAGATGAGATTGACAACCGTATGTCGTATGTATCTAGTTTTGATGTAGAAACATCTCGTGCGCGAACTTTGATCCAAAGATTAACCCCAACTCCTGTGAATGCAGATAATTCACAGAGAGCAGTAGCTAGCGTAACCAAACCAAAAGCAGCGGTCACATTACCAACAATTCCATTACCGACTTTTGACGGAACTGTCGAAAAATGGTCagcattttataatttatttgcaaCATTGATCGACCAAGAAGATTTACCACCGgtcaaaaaactaaattatttaaggtTGTCGCTTACTGGGAAGGCGGCGAGCGCGATTGAATCCCTAGAGCTTACAGATGACAACTATTCAGTCGCATTAGatattttgaaagaaaaatatgaatcAGTCCGCCGAGTAACGCGTCGTCACTGGTCGTTGTTACGCGAATATCCAAAATTGCAAAAAGATTCAGCTGCGGCAATTAATCAACTTGTTGACACCTTCTACCAGCATACCAGAGcattagaaaatttgaaagcaCCCGTCTCATCATGGGATATTCCTTTagtagatttaattttatcgaaaCTTAATTCAACAACCATATGGCATTGGGAGCTCACTTTGACCGATGAAAAAGTTCCATCgtataaaaatctattaacatttttagaaAAGCGTGCTAGTTGTGGTGACACGTCTCGTTATAACGAAACACCATCTAATCCACCACCAAGAAAAGATAACCATCAGCATAGACCATTCACTCAGGCACTCCATGTTACAAACAACTCAAATCACCATTATACTAAGTTTTCGAACAATAAGATTACCGACCCGGCTATTACCTGCCCTGTGTGCAACGAGCATCATTTGTTATATACCTGTGAAAAATTCCGAAGTTTGTCCATAGAGGACCGACGTAAAGTAATTAAGGATACTAATCGCTGTTATAATTGTTTTGGAAAAGGGCACAGTATTAAGTCGTGTACATCAAAAGCATCATGTCAAATATGTTCAAAACGCCATAATACGTTGTTACATTTTCAAAGGGATGATAATTTAACCCAAACTTCGAATGTTAATTATGCAACTACAAGTAATGAAACACGAGCATGA
- the LOC103579195 gene encoding uncharacterized protein LOC103579195 has translation MVTAVLNILDKDQQPINCRALLDTCSTTNFMTQSMARLLKLKTSTCRVPVGALNTMTTYCNEITTATVTSRVNKYKKTLTFLIIPMISQIVPDQPIHQETLKIPSNIKLADPWFYKPAPVDLLIGAGTTLSLLCIGQIKISLPAQQELFLQKTLLGWIIGGAAPSSKYVTSAACHITSINDFDLNKFWEIEECPSTKRFTPEEEECEQHFQKHIARDPTGRYVVALPFNPRSPALGDSYHLALKRLTNTEQKLKRNPTLKIQYHQVLQEYLDLIHMSLIHDQPTATTSYYLPHHAVIKETSMTTKVRVVFDGSANTTTGTSLNDKLFTGPTIQSDLFSLLIRFRKHPIVLTGDIEKMYRQFLVRKEDRKFQRILWNHGNKTQSYELNTITFGLRPAPYLAIRCLHQLAQDEGHSFPIAAKILTEDFYVDDLLTGAQTKLEAIQMQQEVSHILAKAGLIIRQWASNDSEVLKDISKENINPHLQLGDTTLKTLGVCWESKTDNIMYTVNAITITNQTKITKRTILSEVAKIFDPLGLLAPVVIIAKILVQRLWSEKLDWDESLPLELHTEWKTYCGQLPVLNQISFPRTIMSSTIKNIQLHGFSDASEKAYGACVYLRVLDHQGKTRVQLLCAKSRVAPLKTITIPRLELCGAQLLATLITAIVSAIKITFDGIYCWTDSTIVLHWLNTSPHHLKTFVSNRVADIQNKPIIDNWHHVPTKENPADLVSRGVSPTDFLSMSIWRMGPLWLSEPQNKWPVTNLQFSKEIPEQRRVTCLFTNQKKFTTFDKFSNLDRLMRSLAYCFRFVRGRQTKGPLTVKELQEVEIRVIKTVQRQVFAEDLKILNKLEWSKHKNAQLSKLTPRLDDNGIMRVGGRLSLSNLPFDAKHPIILPKNHHVTNLFIHHTHRIHLHCGVQQTLYILRRKYWIIEGRSQVYKIINKCVQCCKARPPTTNYLMGNLPRPRVNPSRPFSQVGVDYCGPFLLKEKKFRNRAQIKSYVAVFVCLAVKAVHLELITDLTSEGFLSALRRFISRRGLCQDIYSDNGTNFVGANNILRELTDELSTAEAQEKIQGYLTTKGIQWHFIPPQAPHVGGLWEAAVKSFKRLLQHVAGHEMLFTYEQFNTLVIEIEAILNSRPLTPISSDSNDPLVLTPGHFLIGDSLTNLRGHDFTKIQTNRLSAWEHIQKVKQDFWKRWSLEYLNELICRTKWDTPEPNIVQGAVVLLRDDNSPPAQWVMGRVIECHPGDDGIIRTVTVKTARNTFVRNIKKLAILPVCEDSNQN, from the coding sequence ATGGTCACCGCTGTATTGAATATCTTAGACAAAGACCAGCAACCCATTAATTGTCGAGCCTTACTAGATACCTGTTccacaacaaattttatgacTCAGAGTATGGCAAgacttttaaaattgaaaacaagcACATGTCGTGTACCTGTCGGAGCACTGAATACCATGACCACCTACTGTAATGAAATAACCACAGCGACAGTTACATCCcgagtaaataaatacaagaAAACACTTACCTTTCTGATTATACCGATGATTTCTCAGATAGTACCGGATCAACCTATTCATCAAGAAACATTGAAAATTCCATCTAACATTAAATTAGCCGATCCTTGGTTTTACAAGCCCGCACCAGTTGACCTGCTAATAGGTGCAGGTACTACTCTCTCACTGTTATGTATAGGTCAAATCAAAATCTCTTTACCTGCACAGCAAGAATTATTCCTTCAGAAAACATTGCTTGGTTGGATTATAGGTGGAGCAGCGCCTTCAAGTAAATACGTCACATCAGCAGCATGCCATATTACAAGTATCAATGACTTTGacctaaataaattttgggaAATTGAAGAATGTCCGAGCACTAAAAGATTTACTCCAGAGGAAGAGGAGTGTGAGCAGCATTTCCAAAAACATATTGCAAGAGATCCAACTGGTCGCTACGTCGTAGCACTGCCATTCAATCCACGTAGTCCAGCATTAGGAGACTCTTACCACTTAGCCCTCAAGAGATTGACAAACAccgaacaaaaattaaaaagaaatccaACTTTGAAGATTCAATATCATCAAGTTTTACAAGaatatttagatttaattCATATGTCTCTAATTCACGATCAACCGACAGCCACCACCAGTTATTATCTCCCACATCATGCCGTAATAAAGGAAACAAGTATGACCACCAAGGTTAGAGTTGTATTCGATGGTTCTGCAAATACAACCACAGGTACATCATTAAACGATAAATTGTTTACTGGACCTACTATTCAATCGGAtcttttttcacttttaattCGTTTTCGAAAGCATCCAATCGTTTTAACAGGTGACATTGAAAAGATGTACCGACAATTTCTAGTGCGGAAAGAAGACAGAAAATTTCAACGGATAttatggaatcatggtaataaaACACAATCCTATGAATTGAATACAATAACCTTTGGACTGAGACCCGCACCATACCTGGCTATCCGTTGTTTACATCAACTGGCTCAAGATGAAGGTCATTCGTTTCCTATAGCAGCCAAAATTCTAACGGAGGACTTTTATGTAGATGATCTACTCACTGGAGCCCAAACCAAATTAGAAGCGATTCAAATGCAACAAGAAGTCTCCCATATACTTGCCAAAGCGGGTTTAATTATTCGTCAATGGGCATCAAATGACAGTGAGGTATTAAAAGATATTTCTAAAGAAAATATCAACCCTCATTTACAGTTGGGTGACACAACATTAAAAACTTTGGGCGTCTGCTGGGAGTCAAAGACCGATAACATAATGTACACAGTTAATGCTATTACCATTACAAACCAGACTAAGATCACAAAGAGAACTATTCTTTCAGAAGtcgcaaaaatttttgatcctCTAGGACTATTAGCACCTGTTGTTATCATAGCAAAAATTCTTGTACAGAGATTATGGTCCGAGAAACTCGATTGGGATGAATCTTTACCACTGGAACTTCACACGGAATGGAAAACCTACTGCGGCCAACTGCCGGTATTGAACCAGATATCTTTTCCCCGAACAATTATGtcatcaacaataaaaaatatacagctACATGGATTTTCAGATGCAAGTGAAAAGGCATATGGTGCTTGCGTTTATTTGCGTGTACTTGATCATCAAGGGAAGACTCGAGTACAATTATTGTGTGCCAAATCAAGGGTCGCTccattaaaaacaattaccaTACCAAGATTAGAATTGTGCGGTGCACAACTTCTGGCAACATTAATTACAGCTATAGTTTCAGCCATTAAGATTACATTTGATGGAATATATTGTTGGACCGATTCAACTATAGTTTTACATTGGCTCAATACATCACCTCATCACTTAAAAACGTTTGTTTCCAATCGGGTGGCAGACATTCAAAACAAACCGATTATTGACAACTGGCACCATGTACCCACAAAAGAAAATCCGGCAGATCTTGTGTCACGAGGGGTTTCACCTACTGACTTTCTTTCAATGAGCATTTGGAGAATGGGACCTCTATGGTTGAGCGAGCCCCAGAATAAGTGGCCAGTCACTAATTTACAGTTCAGTAAAGAAATACCTGAGCAACGGCGCGTCACTTGTCTGTTTACCAACCAAAAGAAATTTACAACATTCGATAAGTTTTCGAATCTTGACCGGTTGATGCGTTCGTTGGCTTATTGCTTCAGATTTGTACGAGGGCGTCAAACAAAAGGCCCCTTAACAGTAAAAGAATTACAGGAAGTAGAGATTCGAGTAATTAAAACAGTTCAACGTCAAGTTTTTGCCGAAGACCTTAAAATTCTGAATAAATTGGAATGGTCGAAACATAAAAATGCTCAACTTTCAAAATTAACCCCAAGATTGGATGATAATGGGATAATGAGAGTCGGTGGTCGTCTATCCCTCTCTAATTTACCCTTCGATGCAAAACATCCTATTATCTTACCAAAAAATCACCATGTCACAAATCTGTTTATTCATCATACACATAGGATACATTTACACTGCGGAGTGCAACAAACATTGTACATTTTGCGGCGCAAATACTGGATTATTGAAGGTCGAAGCCAGGTAtacaaaattatcaacaaatgtGTACAGTGTTGTAAAGCTAGACCCCCGACAACTAATTATCTAATGGGTAATCTACCTAGGCCTCGAGTCAATCCTTCACGTCCATTTAGTCAAGTCGGCGTAGATTACTGTGGACCATTTCTCCTTAAGGAAAAGAAATTCCGCAATCGGGCACAAATCAAATCGTATGTTGCTGTCTTTGTGTGTCTTGCAGTGAAAGCAGTCCACCTTGAATTAATTACTGATTTGACATCTGAAGGCTTCTTATCAGCATTAAGACGATTTATCTCACGACGTGGTTTGTGCCAAGATATATATAGTGACAATGGGACTAACTTTGTCGGTGCAAACAATATTTTACGAGAATTGACCGATGAACTTTCTACGGCTGAGGCTCAAGAGAAAATTCAAGGGTATCTTACTACCAAAGGCATTCAGTGGCATTTCATTCCCCCACAGGCCCCTCACGTTGGAGGTCTATGGGAAGCTGCagtgaaaagttttaaaaggCTTCTACAACATGTGGCTGGACATGAGATGCTGTTTACATATGAACAATTTAACACATTGGTAATTGAAATCGAAGCCATCTTAAATTCAAGACCACTAACTCCTATTTCCTCAGATTCCAATGATCCCTTAGTCCTGACCCCCGgccattttttaattggtgATTCACTGACCAACCTTCGAGGTCACGATTTTACAAAGATTCAAACTAACCGCTTATCAGCCTGGGAACATATTCAGAAGGTAAAACAAGATTTCTGGAAGCGGTGGAGCTTAGAATATCTTAATGAACTCATTTGTAGAACTAAGTGGGACACACCTGAGCCTAATATTGTTCAGGGAGCAGTCGTTCTTCTTCGAGATGACAACTCTCCGCCAGCACAATGGGTGATGGGGAGAGTCATCGAATGTCATCCAGGTGATGATGGCATCATTCGTACGGTGACAGTGAAAACCGCAAGAAATACCTTTGtgcgaaatattaaaaaacttgcAATTTTACCTGTGTGTGAAGATTCTAaccaaaactaa